Sequence from the Gemmatimonas sp. genome:
TCTCAGGTGGGCATCATGGGAACGGTCGCTGCACTTGAGCTCCACCACGATGCGCTCGTTCACCAACAGGTCAATGCGGTAGCCTACCGGTACCGTGTGGCCATCGAAGGTGACCGGGAAGAGGCACTGGCGGTGTACCACGAGGCCGCGCTTCACGAGCGCCAGTGCCAGAAACTCCTCGTACGCCGCTTCGAAGACGCGAGAGCCAAGACGACGGTGAATGCGAATGGCCTCGCCGATGATGATGCCGGTCAGGTCGTCGTCGGTCATCCCCCACTATCGCCACTATCATCATCGCCCTGTCACTCGCCTGCCGGGGAATGATGAGGCGCGCGTAGCGCTGCCTCCTGGAGGCGCAGGGGAAACGCGGAATCACCGCGATCACCGAGGAGGTCGAGGACACAGAGAACTGCTGGCGCGAGCCTCCACGTCCTCCACCGCCTCCGTGCTCTCTGTGAGCACGCGTTCCCCTCACCGTCTCACCGTCTCACACGTCTCACACGTCTCACCGCGCTCAGGCGATCACCTCGGCCAGCACCGCCGCCAGGTTGGCCTTGGCCTGCGCCACCGGGAGTTCGCCCCTGTCGATGCGCCCCAGCAGCGTGCGCTGCGCCAGATAGTCCCGGTTCACGATCCCGGCCTTGCTCTGCAGCATGCGCCACGACTTGCGACGCTCCACGGCGAACAGCACCATCTGCCGCGTCACGGCATAGTACCGGAACGCCCCCTTCACCTCGGCCTTGATGTAGCAGCCGAAGTTGGGGATGAAGCTGCGGTGCGATTCGCTGAACACGTGCCGGTACGTCACGTCGTCCTGCGTGACGAAGTACAGCTGGTCGTGCATGGGCACCAGCGTGGCCGCTTCGGCTTCGCTGATCTGCTTGAGATGCTTGCGGAAGCGCCCCTCGGTGAGCGCCCAGTGGGCCACGCCGAACGTATACGCCTCGCCGTTGCTGGCGTACTTGGTGTGCCACCAGTCACGGTCCACGCTGGGGTTGCCCTTCAGGTCGAAGGCTTCCTGCACCGTCTCGCCGCGCCGCGGGTTGAACACCCATTCCGGCACGCCGCGCGCATCACGCACCATGCTGGCCTGATCGGCGCTCATGTTGTCGGCCACGCCGTGTTCGGGCTGGCAGGTGGTGTAGCACTGGTAGAAGGCCGTCCCGCGGTACTCGAGCCCATCCAGCATGGCCTTGTACATGCGCGGGGCATTCGCGACCGACACCTGCGCCACGAACGGCGATCCATGCCCGCTCGTGAACGCCTCGGCCACGTTCTTCTTCTCGGTGAGCTTACCCTGCGACGCGACACCGAACTGGTTCATGTCGTAGCCGCCCAGCATCGTGGACGAGTCAGAGTTCTGGCCGCCGGTGTTGGAGTACACCTGCGTGTCGAGCATCAGCATCTTCACGTTAGGGCGATTCTGCAGCATCACCTTCGACACGTTCTGGAAGCCGATATCCCCGAGCGCGCCGTCGCCGCCGACGACCCAGACCTTGGGCAGCTCGCGCACCTCCTGGTCGGTCATGAGCGTGTCATCGAGGTGTGTGAGGTGGAAGTAATCTTCCTCGCTCATTACCCCGCGGGTGTGCTCCAGCAAAGCATCGGACAAACGCTCCGGGGCGACCGAGCGCCGCGCATGCTCCACGATCACCGACTCCGCCATGAGCCATGAAATCGTGGCCCCGTCCTGGAAGAGGGAGTTCATCCAGGGATAGGCGTGCGGGTTGGCCGGCGGGGTGGATCCGTACACGGTGTTGCAGCCGGTGCTGGCGCCCATCATCATGACCGACATGCCGTTGGCGCGGCGCCCGTCGATGGCCTGCAGCTCACGGTGGTTGAAGGCGTCCTGGCGCAGGGCCGCCGCGAGCCCACCCACGATCTGCTCATCGCTGATCGGACCGTGAAGCGCCTCGTAGGCGGCAACACGGTTGGCGGTGTCCGTGTCGTTCTCGCCGCCCAGCCCCATCACAATGTGGATGAACGCCGTGCGGAATCGTGCATAGTCCGCCGCGTCAGACGCCTTGAGTGCCGCCAGACGCGCCGCGCCATCCTGCGCGACACGGTCCGCCTTGGCGGTGAGACGATCGGCCTTTCTGTGGTACAGCGGGCGCATGTACGCTTCCGTGATGCTGGCAATGGAGCGCAGCACGCTCTTCTCGCCGCACCCGGCGCAAGCGCCATCGCCACTCACCAGCGCCTCGTAGTTGCGCCGCACCATGAGATGATTGCGCAGCGTGGCGTCCTTGGAGCTGGTGATGTCGCTGTCGTTGTACAGCCCGAGATACTTCTGCGGCGTATCGGGAAGCAACCGGGAGAACACCTGAGCTGTGGTGAGCTCCGCGTTGAGCTCCTCGGTTTCGCGCGTCATGCGCAGCGCGTCATGGTCGCCGCACACCTGCACGCATTCGCCGCACCCCTTGCACAGGTCCGACACGAAGATCGAGAAGAGTCCCCCCTCGCCTGGGGTCTTGGCCTCGACGGTGCGGAAGATGGCCGGAACGTTGCTGTACGCCAGCGGCAGCTTGTCGATGATGCCCGTGAACTCTGCCCGTGACTGCTCGGAAACGCCGCCAACGGCCGCCACCTCCTCGCGCACGATCGTCTTGAACGGGACACCGCTCTTGCCCTTCACCGACTCGTTCATGCGTGTCCGTGCCCTTGCCTCCAGGTCGGGCAGGGCAGCCAGCAGCGCCTGCCGGTCGCCGCCATCGCGCACGTAGTTCACGACGGCGGTGCGCAGCACCGTACCCACCTCCTGCGCCGTGTTGGGGAGCGCCGTGTCGGGGCACACGGAGATGCACTCCATGCACTGCGTGCAGTTCTCCGGCACATACACCGGCGTTTCCCGGCGCGCGACGTACTTGGATTGCGTCGCGCCGGTGGCCGCAGCCATGATGCCCACCGAGGCCAGCGCGCTCGCCGGCTGGTGGTACCCCAGCCCGGCGCGGAACTCGCGGTCGAACGTCTCCCGGGTCTTGAGGGGAGCACGGGTCAACTGCGCCTCCGGGAAGGCAAACCCGCCGCTGCCGCAGCTCCCGCACCCCGCCGTGGGCGGAAAGTGCTGCTCGGGGTACGGGGCCAGCAGCGGATTGCGCATGCTCGACCGGTCGGGATCGTCCGTGCGACCCACGGTGATTTCCACGGCGCGCGCGAAGCCCTCGTTCATGACCGTCATGTTCGACTCCACCACGGCATCGCCGAAGCGGGCGAACTTCTTCACGTACTGCTTGTGAACGATCTGCTGGAACTGCTCCGGCGTGAGGTGATACCGATCGAGAAACGGTGAGACGCGGAAGAAGGCGCCCAGGAACGCATTGCCCTGCATGCGCAGTTGCAGCTCGGTCTGACTGGTGGCCTTCCGGGCAATGTCGAAGCCGGGAAGGATGTACACCGTGATGTCGTGGTCGAGGATGAACTCGCGGTGCACCGCGGGGATGCGCTGCCAGGCGGAATCGGCGCTTTCGCTCGACTCCCACACCAGCACGCCACCGCGCTTGAGTCCTTCCAGCGGGTTGGTGTGCGTGAAGGCCTTGGGATCACAGCAGAGCACCACGTCCACGTGATTGAGTTCGCAGTTCACCTTGATCTGCGACGGCGCCACCGTGAGATAGTAGTTCGTGGGGGCGCCCTTCTTCTCCGATCCGTACTTGGGGTTGGCCATCACGAAGAGCTTGTCTTCGAGAATCCCCTCCTCGTCGTACGTGGGGTCCTGTTCGGCCAGATACTGCCCGAGGTCGCCAATGATGGCGCCGAGGTTCTTGCCGGTCGTGATCATCCCCCAGCCGCCAATCGAGTGGAACCGCACGGCAATCGCGCCGTCCGGCAGGAGGCTGGGCGTATCCTTGCTGATGACGGCATACGGGTGTTGCACGCCCAGCACGAAGTAGCCCTCACCGTCCTCGGCGGTGCGGCCGTCGGTCCGGGCGGAGACGCCGGTGGCGAACTCGTACGCCCCAATGATGTGCTCGGGGCGGAAGTCGCGTGAGCCAATGCCATACGCGCCACGGAAGAGGCGGGGCGTGTCGTCTGGCGTGATGCCGGGGAGCTCGCCGCCGTAGCGCGTGGCTTCGCTGGCCTTGCCGAGGGCGACGCGGATATCGCGGGCCAGCGGGTTGTCGCCGGCGAGGCTCTCGTCGGTGCGCTCGAGGATGATCACGCGCCGCTTGCCGCGCAACGCCTCGATGACTGCGGCCTCCGGGAAGGGGCGAATGACGTTGATGTGGATCGATCCGACCTTCGCGTTGCGCTGGTCGCGCAGGTAATCGCAGGCGGCCTCGATGTTCTCCGCCGCGCAGCCGAGCGACACGAAGACCGTGTCGGCGTCGTCGGTCTTGTACCGGGTGACGAAGCCGTACTCGCGGCCGGTGAGTTCGCCAAACGCTGTGTACGCCGCGTCGAGCATGGGGAGCACATGCTCACTGAAGTTGTTGCGCCGTGCCACCACGCCGTTCATGTGATGCTCCTGATTCTGTACCGGGCCAAGCAGCGCCGGGTTCTTCAGGTCCATCATTTGCGGCACGCGGCGGCGCGTGGGGCCGAACAGTTCGCGCTGCGCCGGGGTGGGGCAGGGGATGATGTCGTCGGGGGCGCCGAGGTACTCGCGCAGGAACTCCGCCTCCGGGGCCAGGTACATGCGCTCACTGTGCGTGGTGAGCATGCCGTCCTGAATGTTCATCCCCGGGTTGAGCGCCTGCTCGCAGACCTTGCGCAGGATGATCGATTGATCGGCCGCCTGCTGCGCATCGCGTGCCATGAGCATGATCCACCCGGTGTCGAGCGCCGAGTAGATGTCGTCGTGTGCGCAGTGCACGTTGAGTGCGTGCTTGGTGAGGGCGCGGGCACCCACCTGCAGCACCATGGTGGAGAGCTTGCCGGGGGCATGGTAGTACTGCTCCATCGCGTACACGATGCCCTGGCCGCTGGTGAAGTTCACCGTGCGTCGCCCGGTGACCGCGAAGGCCGTGGCTCCCCCCTGCGCGGCATGCTCACCTTCGGTTTCGGCGGCGACCTTCTGCTGCCCCCAGACGTTCAGTTCACCGGTGGCGAACGACGCCTGATAGATCTCCCCGCCCTCGGTGGACGGGGTGATGGGGTAGAAGACGCCGCCTTCGGTAATGCGCGTTTCCACGTACTGCGTGACCAGCTGGTTGCCGCTGCAAGTCACGTGAAAGCCGGGATACTTGTGCTTCCCGTGCCGGGGGGGCG
This genomic interval carries:
- a CDS encoding 2-oxoacid:acceptor oxidoreductase family protein, translating into MSDATVSATPTPPPRHGKHKYPGFHVTCSGNQLVTQYVETRITEGGVFYPITPSTEGGEIYQASFATGELNVWGQQKVAAETEGEHAAQGGATAFAVTGRRTVNFTSGQGIVYAMEQYYHAPGKLSTMVLQVGARALTKHALNVHCAHDDIYSALDTGWIMLMARDAQQAADQSIILRKVCEQALNPGMNIQDGMLTTHSERMYLAPEAEFLREYLGAPDDIIPCPTPAQRELFGPTRRRVPQMMDLKNPALLGPVQNQEHHMNGVVARRNNFSEHVLPMLDAAYTAFGELTGREYGFVTRYKTDDADTVFVSLGCAAENIEAACDYLRDQRNAKVGSIHINVIRPFPEAAVIEALRGKRRVIILERTDESLAGDNPLARDIRVALGKASEATRYGGELPGITPDDTPRLFRGAYGIGSRDFRPEHIIGAYEFATGVSARTDGRTAEDGEGYFVLGVQHPYAVISKDTPSLLPDGAIAVRFHSIGGWGMITTGKNLGAIIGDLGQYLAEQDPTYDEEGILEDKLFVMANPKYGSEKKGAPTNYYLTVAPSQIKVNCELNHVDVVLCCDPKAFTHTNPLEGLKRGGVLVWESSESADSAWQRIPAVHREFILDHDITVYILPGFDIARKATSQTELQLRMQGNAFLGAFFRVSPFLDRYHLTPEQFQQIVHKQYVKKFARFGDAVVESNMTVMNEGFARAVEITVGRTDDPDRSSMRNPLLAPYPEQHFPPTAGCGSCGSGGFAFPEAQLTRAPLKTRETFDREFRAGLGYHQPASALASVGIMAAATGATQSKYVARRETPVYVPENCTQCMECISVCPDTALPNTAQEVGTVLRTAVVNYVRDGGDRQALLAALPDLEARARTRMNESVKGKSGVPFKTIVREEVAAVGGVSEQSRAEFTGIIDKLPLAYSNVPAIFRTVEAKTPGEGGLFSIFVSDLCKGCGECVQVCGDHDALRMTRETEELNAELTTAQVFSRLLPDTPQKYLGLYNDSDITSSKDATLRNHLMVRRNYEALVSGDGACAGCGEKSVLRSIASITEAYMRPLYHRKADRLTAKADRVAQDGAARLAALKASDAADYARFRTAFIHIVMGLGGENDTDTANRVAAYEALHGPISDEQIVGGLAAALRQDAFNHRELQAIDGRRANGMSVMMMGASTGCNTVYGSTPPANPHAYPWMNSLFQDGATISWLMAESVIVEHARRSVAPERLSDALLEHTRGVMSEEDYFHLTHLDDTLMTDQEVRELPKVWVVGGDGALGDIGFQNVSKVMLQNRPNVKMLMLDTQVYSNTGGQNSDSSTMLGGYDMNQFGVASQGKLTEKKNVAEAFTSGHGSPFVAQVSVANAPRMYKAMLDGLEYRGTAFYQCYTTCQPEHGVADNMSADQASMVRDARGVPEWVFNPRRGETVQEAFDLKGNPSVDRDWWHTKYASNGEAYTFGVAHWALTEGRFRKHLKQISEAEAATLVPMHDQLYFVTQDDVTYRHVFSESHRSFIPNFGCYIKAEVKGAFRYYAVTRQMVLFAVERRKSWRMLQSKAGIVNRDYLAQRTLLGRIDRGELPVAQAKANLAAVLAEVIA
- a CDS encoding GxxExxY protein, with product MTDDDLTGIIIGEAIRIHRRLGSRVFEAAYEEFLALALVKRGLVVHRQCLFPVTFDGHTVPVGYRIDLLVNERIVVELKCSDRSHDAHLRQLLTYLRLSGHRTGLLINFGFERLIDGVQRLVYDGER